The following nucleotide sequence is from Pseudochaenichthys georgianus chromosome 17, fPseGeo1.2, whole genome shotgun sequence.
GAGTGTACTGTGCAAAATCATTAAGAGGTAAATCGGGGTTAGGGGATGCAATTACATTGAAAGGATTCAACTTATTCTATAAAATATGGCATGATTAATCGTGCTGAGTGGTGGTGAAAAGTCTGCACAATGCAACTGTGTCCATACTGAAACCAGCCATCACTCAGCCTCTTTTGAGATGCCCTGTTCTTCAACAACATCTTGTGCTGCAATACATTATGCGGTGTCTGTGTGTTAATATTACAGTACAGGTATAGTTAATTCTCCAGAAACAGCACAGATGGAGTTTTTATTAGTAACACTGGGGACAGTCTATGGAGCAGGAGGTAAGATGGCGTGTAGACGGACACGTGTAGACGAGGTGTTCATTTAGAGATAGCTTTCTCTGCTTGGTGCCGCTGATGGCTGTGAGCGTGCCTGTCGCAACAAAGACAAGAAGTACATTAAAGTGAGCACAGGCGAACAGTACCTGTGCAACGACAGCTTATTTTTTCTACTCATCTCCTACAACATTTAGGCTAGACATTGAGATTTTGACAGAGAGAAAAAGGTGATTCACCTGGTGAGATCCTCTATGTCCACCAGCATGGCGTCCTGCTCCACATGCAGCTCATCCCTCATTAGCAACAACTGCACCAGCTCTTCATTTAGACCTGTGTAAGATTAAACATGAATCAACTCCAATTAAGGGTTAAAGGGTTGTTGAAGATTCCACTATGCTGGTCGAGGAAAGATTTTTGGAAGGAAGGGGGAGAATCAAGTATTAAGTGTTTTGGCCTCTGTTTTATATTTCGGAGTTACTTAGCTGGATTCAAACCAACATCCTTTCTGAAATGGTATACTACTTTGACCTACTAGGGCACACAATAGCATGAATCTTCAATATAATCATCAGCATTGTTATTTATAAACCTTGTTTTCAGGTTAtttattaaaaatgtatttatttcaggtTTTATTTTCACCCATGATGATGAAGAAAGTCTGAGGCCCTTATGTGTATCAACAATTCCAAATCAGTGCTGTTTTTCATTATTCACCTTATTAAAATATGACATAGTAAAGGAAAATGCTTTTTAACATGCCAACAGTGGTACGCCACTTCAATGAGATGctactgatgtgtgtgtgtgtgtgtgtgtgtgtgtgtgtgtgtgtgtgtgtgtgtgtgtgtgtgtgtgtgtgtgtgtgtgtgtgtgtgtgtgtgtgtgtgtgtgtgtgtgtgtgtgtgtgtgtgtgtgtgtgtgtgtctttctcttTACTCACTCTGAATCTGTGAGTGTAAGTCATTCGTGATGACCTGCAGCTGTCCCAGACTCATGTCTCTCATGTCTCCTCTCCTCAGGTTCCTCTTCATCAAGCCCTCGTTGATGTGGGGCAGATGGGGAAGCTGTTTaggtaaacacacaaaaaaggGAAATGACTATGCCAAAATgtacaaaatgtaaataaagtaaAACAGTAATAATGCATATTAAATTATAAAGTATGTGTTTGCCAATGTCAATATAGCTGTCCCTCCCTTTGGTACACAGTTTTCGGGTTTTTCTCTTAGTCACAGACAACTATTAAATTATTACCCCTGACTGCCATTCTATTTCTGCAATTCTAGTGActtttgtcatttttattatgcTGTGTTTACTGTAACGAGGCTTAGTAAGTCACTTTATATATAGATCAATCTTTGTCCCCTGTCACCAGTAACGAtaatatatcacacacacacacacacacacacacacacacacacacacacacacacacacacacacacacacacacacacacacacacacacacacacacacacacacacacacacacacacacacacacacacacacacacacacacacacacacacacacacacacacacacacacacacacacacacacacacacacacacacacgatgatgatgatgatgacatccCCTggtctgtatttgtatttattttctcaCTGACTAACCAGGTCAGCCACAGGTGAGCGTCTGTGCAGTTGGATTTgcctctccacctccacctgcattCGGGCCATGGGTCGAGCCAGAGCTAGCGCCACCCGGGCCTCCTCCTGCAGCCTCCTCTGCACCCGCCAGAACCCGCCGCAGTCATCCAGCGGGTCAGAGTCCTCCTCCGCCGTGTCCCGGTCCGATAACGATGAGCTCTGCTTGCTCTGTGGAAGAAATTATGTAAATAATGTCACAATGTTGGAGGTGATTGTTCTCACACGTTGTTGTTCCACAGAGTTGCACACAAGACACTTTCCAAGCTGTTCATACCAAAGGTGATAAGGGTGTGTCCAGACTGGTCTCTGTCCTGCTGTCCTCAGTATCGCTGTCTTTGTCACTGCTGCTGTCGTTTACGAAACACACCTGCAGGTTCACCCCACTCGGCAGTCTGAGTGGAAAACATAAAGAGTAAAGAACATGACAGGGGAAATGTTAGAGATGCTGAAATGGTTAATGTTTAATCATGGTGAAAAGGAAACTACTGACTTATTTTGCAGATTGTGTTTTAGACATTATAAACATacataatgtaaaaaaacacatcatgtAGGAGTTATGTGTGTATAATGTAGGTTTCAACaagattacatttcagagacatttTCAAAACACCATGCAGTTATGAAGAGAGGGTTCTAAAGGCCTTgatgtattttttacattttaagctTGAAAATAATAAAGTATGAAATGAAATTATCCATGTCATTTCAACAAAAAAGCTAAATTATAGTCAACTTTTCCACTGTAGCTCGTGTGTCAGATTACATAAAGACTCAGCTCGATTCATTGGAAAAGCACTAATGGGTTTTAGTTTCTATTAATTAAATGACTTACTCTCCTTAaatgtggggtaggtaattttggagaaaccagcttgagtgcgctagaatttgaaaatacacagccgggaaaaatatgccacttccttacagagcccctcctccaacacacacaacgcacatgaccaatgagggcacgagataagtttgtgcacagatggaaggctgacaggcaggtaggccatccagttattttagccgggccggctcagatgattggtcgtgctttttacagtactacggcttccacagatgacattttttaatggatttgttgtcaaagcacttaagatattcattgctatcgggatgttaagagcattccatggaatataacaaaaagtgtatctcgagccggtttctcaaacttacctaccccacctttaacacgcAATTGTTTTGCTTTTTTAAGATGCTAAAATCATGTCCTCATACTTTTAGTCCCAGTCTGTGACCTAATCGAGTAGGAACAAAAGCAACTgtgagcttgaatgaaacaactaaagccacaacaacaacaacaacaggctcTCAACCTCAGCCTTTCCAAGAGCTGGAGAGAGCATTCACTCAGTTGCAGATCATTATAATATGACTGAAATAACCTATCAACCCAAAGTAACCTCCCCTTAAACTGGGATAGAACAATGCCTTATACAACATCACAAACCGGACAGGATGGTGTTGGAATTTCCACACCAAGCTAAACTCAAGAGGGTGCGCGTCACTTCCACTGGAGGTCACATGACTCCAGTGCAACCAATAACAGCCATCGATTTATATTGGGCATCACTTCTTCTTTCAGGAGCATGTGGGCCGCAGAGAGAACAGCACTTCCTTAAACAGCAGCCAGTAACAGAGCGGGGCGGCCCCATTGTTTGATGTAAACGCCCCCTCGTGAGAAAGCCAAAGTGCCAGAGACTTACTGGAGGTCAAAGCTGTCATCAAAATAATGTAGAATTGTGTTGTACTCGCTTTGGTTAACCAGGTTATGTCTGATTTAATGCAACCcttttcactgtgtgtgtgtgcatgtttccAAAACCTGTGACATAATAATTTACATAGGGAAATTATTTCCTTTGATTTCATCCGTCATACCTGTTGAGGAAAATATTTTCCTAAGGCTCTGCCTTTTACCCAGTTTATCCCTATACGTCAGCGTTCAGGCATGCGACCTCGGTTGCCACTTTCTATCTTCTCTTGACAATAGTTGTGTCTAGAACTATATAAATACTTGGTGAGAGATCTTCAGGATTGGTTAGGCATGGAGCTTTGTCACTTTGTGGCTGCAGCAATGTCTTTATCAATTCTACGGCCGTAACTTCCAATAATCTTCAGTGTATGCCATATAGCCGAGCTCTCCCATGTTCTCACTGTGTTGAGTCGTTGCTCCAGAATTTTCCTTCACAATACCAAACTAAAATCAAATTCAGTGCCTATTGTTAAACATTTAGCAATTAATTGGAAGATGcaaaatactaaatattattTGTGTTGCACTTTTGTAAAATGCAGTGCACAATACTGTTTAGGTGCTAGAAAACTAATAGGGCAGCATCAATATAAACTGCTGGACTAATGCACACACATTTGCACAATTATTCTGTACAACAAAGATATGAAAATATTATGATcaacaataataatagtaaAGCTATACTATATAATCATAAATATAGATATTCATATTTAATTATGTTGACAATGTATGCTTTTTGGAGCAGTTGGTTACACTATTGACAAAGGAAGTGTTTGGCATCGACACTTACTCCCACCGTGAGAAATTATTTAAAATCTGTTGACACACACGAAGCTTGGGCAGAGTTTCATTGTGGGCAACTTGTTACGCAACAAGAGTTAACCACGGTGCCACCTCCGCTGCACCTCCTCAATTCATTTTCAAGTTTCTTTTTCTGTTGCTGTAAATTGTTTAGTGTAATGTCGATTCCCTTGGTCTGACTGTGGCTTTATGAGCAATCTTTCATATTCCATCTGCATTTCTGTCTGTTATGTGAATAAGTTCCCCTATTCCTCTGTGTGTTGCTCAGTCCAACATAAGCTCAGACGCACAAGATAAATCGACTTATTTACTTAACCAATTATGACATTGTTGCGCTGTCCACTACATGACTCTATTTTTCCAAATGGACTTCCATAAAGGCACCACTCTCATTTACTTTATTTTTCTGATCTGTGTGTTTTTGGATGCAAGTCCTTAGTTAATATATAAAGTGATCTACCGAATAGCACCCTCTCCTGGTAGTTAAATAACTGCTTGTATTTTTCATGTCACTTAAATACACAATATTACATGCCTGTCAAAAAGTATTCATATTTTTATAGATAAATTAGTCTGAGAATGTCCTCAACCCATAATGAGCATTACTATCAAATGATGAGTAACTGTAAGTGACAGCGATGTTTTCCCTTAATACTTTTTGTGTCCTGTACAATAATGGAAAATAGGATTAGACTGATATTGGTATGCCAATAGGAGGGGCAGCTATGTTATAACATGCTTTAATTAGATTAATAATGTTTTTTGGTGGATCAACAACTAATTCAATCGAGCGCGTGTTTCATTGTTCCCCTGCCATCCGTCCCAGAATACATTCAGAGGAAAACATCTAATGATCTCAAGTGTCAGCTCTCAGAAGCTAACACAAAATATTGGTGCTGGCCTCCATTGATCAAACCATACTagaaataacacacacacacacacacacacacacacacacacacacacacacacacacacacacacacacacacacacacacacacacacacacacacacacacacacacacacacacacacacacacacacacacacacacacacacacacacacacacacacacacacacacacacacacacacacacacacacacacttcaaaccCACCGGGAGGAGAGGCCGTTCTTGCTGCAGCTGGTGTAGATGACGGGCTCGTCGTCATAGAAACTGCCAAGGGCAAGTTTCTGCCTGATGGACTCTCTGTCATTCCTCTGGGCCTgccagaaaaaagagaaaaatactTGAATACAaagaatagtaataataatgctGCTGTTGCTTTAGTTCCATCTCTGCTTGATTGACCGAGTGGGACACACTCGCAGGAAGAAATTATTAAAATGAGTGTGTAGATGCTATTTCAGTTAAAGCTATGAATACACTTCCCGGTTGAGAGAAGGTgatgaaatgaaaaaaaaactgaGGAGGGACGATTATGGATTATGTGGGGAAAGGTAAATGCAAAATATGTAGCAGTAATGCAATCCAATGTTATGCTTTTCACACATTTCACGGGATAATCCAGCTGCTAGCTGACACATAATGACACAGACATTGCAATTGTATAAATAGCTTACACACTAGCATAGCTTAGCTAACACATTTATAACAAAATAATCAACCATAGGCTAAGATATCAGGTAGGCATCACTCCTTACATTACACTCCTCCTCTCTCGTTTCCTATTATATCTTTAAATAATCTATGACTCCTAAAAATATGAGGTTTGGAAAACGTTTATTTAACATTTTACAGCCCATCATACACAGAAAACTAAATATCCTGTTTCTCCGATGAGTCCCTATGATCAATACTTAACTGCATTTGCAATTAAAAAGTCACATAAGACAGATGTGTGTGGTCTGATTGTCTCCCACAGTTCAGAGACATACATCTCAGGTAAAACAGGAACTCAAACTATGAATATGTAAGTAAGTATATGTATGTAGAGTTGTAGACTGACAACCTATCCATGACACTGCTGCCAACAAAATACATCCTGGGATAGGCAGCACCATACCCGAGAActtaaaaagataaaaaaaacaatatccaTACTCTAAATATTTGTCAATGAACTATTAAATGCCATGAAACTACTGAGACCCAATTACAGGAACCGACACATCTCTGGTAATCACCTACAACCACATTTTCAATAATGATTTTCCTTTGCTTGTCCATTATCAGTCCATTATCAAGACAGCAGCCAATGTTGTGTTGATGGTTAAAAATGCTATGTCATTCAGCTATTGGTTTGTCGATTTCAAGAAGCTTATCTCACATGAGAGACATTTTCgcttttttgtttcttttataCCAATAACGATGTATGGAAGAAGTTTTCCAGCATCTAGTTCGACTGTCCTGATTCAATTGTGCCATTTTCCGCCTCTTATGCTCCCCCTGAATCATTCATCACTTTTGACTTGATCTCATCTCCAAATATAGCTGCCCTTAGATCTCATTTATTTTTGTCAACTGCAAACACGTTTAGGTCATGCGAGCTGTGTGGGTTTAAACCTGAAAGTCAAAATACAAATGACGGCTTCGTGGGTGTAGTTTTTAtctatatacactgaacaaaaatataaatgcaacacttttgtttttgctcccatttttcatgagatgaactcaaagatctaaaacattttctataaacacaaaataaccatttctctcaaatattgttcacaaatctgaaaaaatctgtgatcgtgagcacttctcctttgccgagataatccatcccacctcacaagtgtggcatatcaagatgctgattagacagcatgattattgcacaggtgtgccttaggctggccacaataaaaggccactctaaaacgttcagttttatcacacagcacaatgccacagatgttgcaagttttgagggagcgtgcaattggcatgctgacagcaggaatgtccaccagagctcttgcccgtgaattgaatgttcatttctctaccataagccgtctccaaagacgtttcagagaatttggcagtattccaaccggcctcacaaccgcagaccacgtgtaaccacaccagcccaggacctccacatccagcatgttcacctccaagatcgtctgagaccagccactcggacagctgctgcaacaatcggtttgcataaccaaagaatttctgcacaaactgtcagaaaccatctcagggaagctcatttgcatgctcgtcgtcctcatcggtgtctcgacctgactccggttcgtcgtcgtaaccgacttgagtgggcaaatgctcacattcgatggcgtctggcacgttggagaggtgttctcttcacggatgaatcccggttttcactgttcagggcagatggcagacagcgtgtgtggcgtcgtgtgggtgagcggttttctgatgtcaatgttgtgaatcgagtggcccatggtggtggtgggattatggtatgggcaggcgtatgttatggacgacgaacacaggtgcattttattgatggcattgtgaatgcacagagataccgtgacgagatcctgaggcccattgttgtgccattcatccacgaccatcacctcatgttgcagcatgataatgcacggccccatgttgcaaggatctgtacacaattcctggaggctgaacacatcccagttcttgcatggccagcatactcagcggacatgtcacccattgagcatgtttgggatgctctggatcggcgtatacgacagcgttttccagttcctgccaatatccagcaacttcgcacagccattgaagaggagtggaccaacattccacaggccacaatcaacaacctgatcaactctatgcgaaggagatgtgttgcactgcgtgaggcaaatcgtggtcacaccagatactgactggttttcggacccccccagacccccccaataaagcaaaactgcacgtttcagagtggccttttattgtggccagcctaaggcacacctgtgcaataatcatgctgtctaatcagcatcttgatatgccacacctgtgaggtgggatggattatctcggcaaaggagaagtgctcactgtcacagattttttcagatttgtgaacaatatttgagagaaatggttattttgtgtatatagaaaatgttttagatctttgagttcatctcatgaaaaatgggagcaaaaacaaaagtgttgtatttatattttt
It contains:
- the LOC117462505 gene encoding schwannomin-interacting protein 1-like isoform X1; translated protein: MDEEEEEEVVRRKATTGLWWEECGEDGNCDTLRGSMVNSRSWAEELQDIFAPQTEDCYSGGRTRLPSISAQRNDRESIRQKLALGSFYDDEPVIYTSCSKNGLSSRLPSGVNLQVCFVNDSSSDKDSDTEDSRTETSLDTPLSPLSKQSSSLSDRDTAEEDSDPLDDCGGFWRVQRRLQEEARVALALARPMARMQVEVERQIQLHRRSPVADLLPHLPHINEGLMKRNLRRGDMRDMSLGQLQVITNDLHSQIQSLNEELVQLLLMRDELHVEQDAMLVDIEDLTRHAHSHQRHQAEKAISK
- the LOC117462505 gene encoding schwannomin-interacting protein 1-like isoform X2, with the translated sequence MVHQEKRVYQAQRNDRESIRQKLALGSFYDDEPVIYTSCSKNGLSSRLPSGVNLQVCFVNDSSSDKDSDTEDSRTETSLDTPLSPLSKQSSSLSDRDTAEEDSDPLDDCGGFWRVQRRLQEEARVALALARPMARMQVEVERQIQLHRRSPVADLLPHLPHINEGLMKRNLRRGDMRDMSLGQLQVITNDLHSQIQSLNEELVQLLLMRDELHVEQDAMLVDIEDLTRHAHSHQRHQAEKAISK